In Brevibacillus brevis, a genomic segment contains:
- a CDS encoding chemotaxis protein CheA, translating to MDMNQYLDMFIEESKEHLQAINANLLLLENDPGNLTHVKEIFRSAHTLKGMSATMGFEDMASLTHEAENVLDLIRNQKLTINSDIMDVIFQSVDLIEGMVIDITEGGDGSADVSIPVKKLRAIVAGEFTAEQEVAATAAVEEAEAPAAEQAAVGVDDMDDYAMMVLKQSKEQGNNLLWIKVSLIESCLLKAARAYMVFDQLESMGEVIKTKPSVEDIENERFETSFEVAYVTMQSADKIRSSILNISEIQDVKIDPIQLKEAERKPEPVALEKTEEAEKKAPEAQQAPTRKQATGGKTIRVDIDRLDILMNLFSELVIDRGRLEQLAREIGKNELQETVEHMSRISGDLQNIILTMRMVPVEQVFNRFPRMIRDLQKDLHKKVHLEIIGAETELDRTVIDEIGDPLNHLLRNSLDHGIESPENRKKAGKPEEGTIVLRAFHSGNHVFIEVKDDGAGINKERVLKKAIERGIVNPANADSLTDKQIHELLFAAGFSTAEVISDISGRGVGLDVVKSKIESLGGSVTVESVAGQGTTFLIQLPLTLSIISAMLVQVKNEKYAVPLSSIIETAVFKKDQIMMAHRQKVIDFRGRVVPLVSLQDIFQVPANGTELDEEEVAVVIVRKGEKMAGLVVDSFIGQQEIVLKSLGKYLVNVFAISGATILGDGQVALIIDCNALIK from the coding sequence ATGGATATGAATCAGTATTTGGACATGTTTATCGAAGAATCGAAAGAACATCTGCAAGCGATCAACGCAAATCTGCTGCTGCTGGAAAATGATCCGGGCAACCTTACACATGTGAAGGAAATCTTCCGTTCGGCTCATACGTTGAAAGGCATGTCCGCAACGATGGGGTTTGAGGACATGGCTAGCTTGACGCATGAAGCGGAAAATGTACTGGACCTCATCCGCAATCAAAAGCTGACGATCAACAGCGATATTATGGATGTCATCTTCCAGAGCGTCGATTTGATCGAAGGGATGGTGATCGACATCACGGAAGGCGGAGACGGGTCGGCGGACGTGTCGATCCCCGTGAAGAAGCTGCGTGCAATCGTCGCTGGCGAGTTTACCGCCGAGCAGGAGGTTGCGGCAACAGCGGCCGTAGAAGAAGCGGAAGCTCCCGCAGCCGAACAAGCGGCTGTCGGGGTGGACGACATGGACGATTACGCGATGATGGTGCTGAAACAGTCCAAGGAGCAGGGCAACAACCTGCTATGGATCAAGGTGTCGCTAATTGAATCATGCTTGCTGAAAGCCGCTCGCGCCTACATGGTTTTCGATCAGCTGGAGTCGATGGGTGAAGTGATCAAAACCAAACCGAGCGTGGAAGACATCGAAAACGAACGGTTCGAGACGTCGTTCGAGGTCGCATATGTCACGATGCAATCCGCGGATAAAATTCGCAGTTCGATTTTGAACATTTCCGAGATTCAGGATGTCAAAATCGATCCGATCCAATTGAAGGAAGCGGAAAGAAAGCCTGAACCCGTGGCTCTGGAAAAGACGGAAGAAGCGGAGAAAAAAGCCCCGGAAGCCCAGCAGGCTCCTACGCGAAAGCAGGCAACGGGCGGAAAGACGATCCGCGTGGATATCGATCGGTTGGATATTTTGATGAACCTGTTCAGTGAGCTCGTCATCGACCGCGGGCGACTCGAGCAGCTGGCAAGAGAAATCGGCAAAAATGAGCTGCAAGAGACCGTTGAACACATGAGCCGCATCAGCGGAGATTTGCAAAATATCATCCTGACGATGCGAATGGTTCCGGTCGAGCAGGTGTTCAATCGCTTTCCCCGCATGATTCGTGATTTGCAAAAGGATCTGCACAAGAAAGTCCATTTGGAAATCATCGGGGCAGAGACCGAGCTGGACCGCACCGTGATCGACGAAATCGGCGACCCGCTCAACCACTTGCTGCGAAATTCGCTGGACCACGGGATCGAATCCCCTGAGAACCGGAAAAAAGCGGGCAAGCCGGAAGAAGGAACGATCGTGCTTCGTGCGTTCCATAGCGGAAACCACGTGTTCATCGAAGTCAAGGACGATGGGGCAGGCATCAACAAGGAGCGCGTGCTGAAAAAGGCGATTGAGCGCGGTATTGTGAATCCTGCAAATGCGGACAGCCTGACGGATAAACAGATCCATGAACTGCTGTTTGCCGCCGGCTTCAGCACGGCAGAGGTCATCTCGGACATTTCCGGCAGGGGCGTAGGCCTGGACGTGGTCAAATCCAAAATCGAGTCCCTCGGTGGAAGTGTAACCGTGGAGTCGGTGGCGGGACAAGGGACGACCTTCCTGATTCAGCTGCCGCTGACGCTCTCGATCATTTCCGCGATGCTTGTCCAGGTGAAGAATGAGAAGTACGCCGTGCCGCTCAGCTCCATCATCGAGACAGCCGTCTTCAAAAAAGACCAGATCATGATGGCCCACCGCCAAAAGGTGATCGACTTCCGAGGTCGGGTGGTCCCGCTCGTCTCGCTTCAAGATATCTTCCAGGTGCCTGCGAACGGTACAGAGCTGGATGAAGAAGAGGTCGCTGTGGTTATCGTCCGCAAAGGAGAAAAAATGGCCGGGCTGGTGGTCGACTCCTTCATCGGTCAGCAGGAAATCGTCTTGAAATCGCTTGGCAAATATTTGGTGAACGTCTTCGCCATCTCCGGCGCTACGATTCTGGGCGACGGACAAGTAGCACTCATCATCGATTGCAACGCACTGATCAAGTAA
- the flhA gene encoding flagellar biosynthesis protein FlhA — protein sequence MGFKFKELGTILFVISIVVMMVIPLPSGLLDLLLILNISLALTILLVSMYTKETLEFSIFPTVLLITTLFRLALNVSTTRNILSHGEGGKVIETFGDFVVGGNQVVGFVVFLILIIIQFIVITKGSERVAEVAARFTLDAMPGKQMSIDADLNAGMITEAEARARRKKIESEADFYGAMDGASKFVKGDAIAGIIIFIVNIIGGFIIGMLVHGLGFAESASRFTTMSVGDALVSQIPALLISTAAGIIVTRSTSGEGLGDDITRQMFSFPRLLYIVSGCMLLLGLFTPIGLLPVFPVAGIMAFAGWKLSKKQRIEMLESADKVEEQQIEEVRSPESVVGLLQVDPIEFEFGYGLIPLADVKQGGDLLDRVIMIRRQIALEMGIVVPVIRIRDNIQLRPNEYMIKIKGNQVAKGEIMLDHYLAMSPGIEDDSVVGIETVEPAFGLPALWVTEENKEIAELSGYTVVDPPSVVATHLTEIIKRHAHELLGRQETRALIDNVRETAPVLVDELIPGLLSIGDVQKVLQKLLREKVSVRNLNVILEALADHALFTKDPEVLTEYVRQAMARQITLQYTEPGQPLRVLTAGAGLEKAISERVEQSEQGSYLAMDPETSQRIYQSMSVEVGKMINSGQQPIILSSPAVRMYLRQLLDRMMPDVPVLSYSELEPHVEVQSVGMVNIT from the coding sequence GTGGGATTCAAATTCAAGGAGCTAGGCACGATCCTATTCGTCATAAGCATTGTGGTCATGATGGTGATCCCACTCCCTTCCGGATTGCTCGATCTGCTTCTGATCCTCAACATCTCCCTTGCGTTGACGATTTTGCTTGTGTCCATGTACACAAAGGAAACGTTGGAGTTTTCCATATTCCCCACGGTTCTGCTCATCACTACGCTTTTTCGTCTGGCTTTGAATGTATCCACCACGAGAAACATTTTGTCTCATGGGGAAGGCGGAAAAGTAATCGAAACCTTCGGGGATTTTGTCGTTGGTGGAAACCAGGTCGTCGGATTTGTCGTCTTCCTCATTTTGATCATCATCCAGTTTATCGTCATCACCAAAGGGTCTGAGCGTGTGGCGGAAGTAGCGGCACGGTTTACGCTCGACGCGATGCCGGGGAAACAGATGAGTATCGACGCCGACCTGAATGCCGGAATGATCACCGAAGCAGAAGCGAGAGCGCGAAGGAAAAAGATCGAGAGTGAAGCCGACTTTTACGGAGCGATGGACGGTGCCAGCAAATTCGTAAAAGGGGATGCCATTGCCGGAATCATTATTTTTATTGTCAACATCATCGGAGGCTTCATAATCGGGATGCTCGTCCACGGTCTTGGCTTCGCGGAGTCTGCTTCCCGCTTTACCACAATGTCTGTCGGGGATGCGCTCGTCAGCCAAATTCCCGCCCTGCTGATTTCCACAGCGGCTGGTATTATCGTGACGCGCTCGACTTCCGGGGAAGGGCTCGGTGATGACATCACCCGGCAAATGTTCAGTTTTCCGCGGCTGTTGTACATCGTTTCCGGATGTATGCTGCTCCTGGGACTCTTTACCCCGATCGGTCTTTTGCCGGTTTTCCCGGTGGCGGGAATTATGGCCTTTGCCGGGTGGAAGCTGAGCAAGAAACAGCGGATCGAGATGCTTGAATCCGCAGACAAAGTAGAAGAACAGCAAATCGAAGAAGTGCGCAGTCCCGAGAGTGTCGTCGGTCTGCTGCAGGTCGATCCGATTGAGTTCGAGTTTGGCTACGGACTGATTCCACTGGCTGATGTGAAACAGGGTGGGGACCTGCTCGACCGCGTCATCATGATACGCCGACAGATTGCGCTGGAAATGGGAATCGTCGTTCCTGTCATTCGCATTCGGGATAACATCCAATTGCGCCCCAATGAGTACATGATCAAAATCAAGGGCAACCAAGTAGCAAAAGGGGAAATTATGCTGGATCACTATCTCGCCATGAGTCCGGGGATCGAGGATGACAGCGTGGTAGGGATTGAAACGGTGGAACCCGCGTTTGGATTGCCCGCATTATGGGTAACAGAAGAGAATAAGGAGATTGCCGAGCTGTCAGGGTATACGGTCGTGGATCCGCCATCCGTAGTGGCCACCCATTTGACGGAGATCATCAAGCGCCATGCGCACGAGCTTTTGGGCCGCCAAGAGACCCGCGCCCTGATCGACAATGTGAGGGAGACTGCTCCGGTTTTGGTAGACGAGCTGATCCCGGGGCTGCTCTCCATCGGCGATGTGCAGAAAGTGCTGCAAAAGCTGCTGAGAGAGAAAGTTTCGGTGCGCAATTTGAATGTCATCCTCGAAGCGTTGGCCGATCACGCCCTGTTCACCAAGGATCCGGAAGTGCTGACCGAGTACGTGCGGCAGGCGATGGCCAGACAGATCACTCTGCAGTATACCGAACCGGGCCAACCTCTCCGGGTGCTCACAGCAGGGGCAGGGCTGGAAAAGGCGATCTCCGAACGGGTCGAGCAATCCGAGCAAGGCAGCTATCTGGCGATGGATCCGGAGACGTCCCAGCGGATCTACCAGTCGATGTCGGTGGAGGTCGGAAAGATGATCAATTCGGGACAACAGCCGATCATTCTTTCTTCACCTGCCGTGCGTATGTATTTGCGCCAGCTGCTTGACCGAATGATGCCGGATGTTCCCGTTTTGTCATACAGCGAGCTGGAGCCACATGTTGAAGTGCAAAGCGTAGGGATGGTGAACATCACGTGA
- the flhB gene encoding flagellar biosynthesis protein FlhB, which translates to MKRIRFHFPIDLQYFNGEKTEKATPKKRDDARKKGQVAKSQDLSPAIALTSFFFLLTMLGSNMLATFQNIMRESLITYTGWQVNEENLAVMIKQLAFEAFKIVGPVLGLSMLVAFAVNIMQVGWVVSTETLHFKLEKLNPIQGAKRIFSMRSLVELLKSLLKISAGIFVAYTILWNTKEQVVQLSLKSLGTVLSFTAGEVSKLGLYLGLLLFVLAVLDYAYQRYEHEKNLRMSKQDLKDEHKLAEGDPLIKGKIRERQRSMAIRRMMQELPKADVIITNPTHFAVAIRYDANAMSAPTVVAKGQDYLALKIREVAKKHRIVTMENKPLARALYSQVEIGQQIPEELFKAVAEVLAYVYKLQGKVK; encoded by the coding sequence ATGAAGAGAATCAGATTTCATTTTCCGATAGACCTCCAGTATTTTAACGGAGAGAAGACCGAAAAAGCGACGCCCAAGAAAAGGGATGACGCTCGCAAGAAGGGGCAGGTGGCCAAGAGCCAGGATTTGTCCCCGGCGATTGCCCTCACTTCGTTCTTTTTTTTGCTGACCATGCTCGGCTCGAATATGCTCGCTACATTTCAAAACATCATGAGAGAGTCGCTGATCACGTATACGGGATGGCAAGTCAATGAGGAAAACCTTGCCGTCATGATTAAGCAGTTGGCCTTTGAAGCATTCAAAATCGTGGGGCCGGTACTCGGTCTTTCCATGCTCGTAGCCTTTGCCGTCAACATCATGCAGGTCGGGTGGGTCGTATCCACCGAGACGCTGCATTTCAAGCTAGAAAAATTAAACCCGATTCAAGGGGCAAAACGAATATTTTCCATGCGTTCCCTAGTGGAACTGCTGAAGTCGCTGTTGAAAATCAGTGCCGGTATTTTTGTCGCCTATACGATTTTGTGGAACACGAAAGAACAGGTGGTACAGCTGTCCCTCAAATCTTTGGGAACGGTCCTGTCATTTACGGCGGGGGAAGTCTCCAAGCTGGGGCTGTACCTGGGCTTACTGCTGTTTGTTCTCGCGGTTTTGGATTACGCCTACCAGCGTTATGAACACGAGAAGAATTTGCGGATGTCCAAGCAGGACTTGAAAGATGAACACAAACTGGCGGAAGGGGATCCGCTGATTAAAGGAAAGATTCGCGAGCGTCAACGCAGTATGGCGATCCGGCGAATGATGCAGGAGCTGCCAAAAGCAGATGTGATCATCACCAACCCGACTCACTTTGCTGTTGCCATACGCTATGACGCCAACGCGATGAGTGCCCCGACGGTGGTGGCCAAAGGGCAAGATTACCTCGCTCTGAAAATCAGAGAGGTGGCCAAAAAGCACCGTATCGTAACGATGGAAAACAAGCCCTTGGCCAGGGCTCTTTATAGTCAAGTAGAAATCGGACAGCAAATTCCCGAAGAGTTGTTTAAAGCCGTAGCGGAAGTTCTCGCGTACGTATACAAGCTGCAGGGGAAAGTGAAATAA
- a CDS encoding chemotaxis protein CheC yields MGYFTKFGDFQFDVLREIGNIGAGHAATALSKLMQKEIDMKVPQVSIIPFDQVADCVGGAETVVVTVFLRVEGDSPGNMFFILDMDSAKHLLHQITGIEKDVYEWEELEVSALHEIGNILTGSYLSSLADFTQLNLQPSVPALAVDMAGAILSYGLIELGQAGDVALTIDTAFFEGNEKVKGNFFLIPDPESLPILFRALGVPFDGN; encoded by the coding sequence ATGGGCTACTTTACGAAGTTTGGAGATTTCCAGTTCGACGTGCTGCGAGAAATTGGGAATATCGGTGCGGGCCATGCAGCTACCGCTCTCTCTAAACTCATGCAAAAAGAAATTGACATGAAAGTGCCTCAAGTCAGCATTATTCCTTTCGACCAAGTAGCGGATTGCGTGGGTGGGGCAGAAACGGTTGTGGTTACTGTCTTTCTCCGCGTAGAAGGCGACAGCCCCGGCAACATGTTTTTCATCCTCGACATGGATTCCGCCAAGCATCTGCTGCACCAGATCACCGGAATCGAGAAAGACGTCTATGAATGGGAAGAGCTGGAGGTTTCGGCGCTGCATGAGATCGGAAACATTTTGACGGGTTCTTACCTATCATCGCTAGCAGATTTCACTCAGTTGAATCTGCAGCCTTCCGTTCCTGCGCTGGCGGTGGATATGGCTGGAGCCATTCTCAGCTACGGCTTGATCGAACTCGGTCAGGCAGGGGACGTCGCCCTCACGATTGACACGGCTTTCTTTGAGGGGAACGAAAAGGTAAAGGGGAATTTCTTTCTGATACCCGATCCCGAGTCCCTTCCCATTCTATTTCGTGCACTAGGAGTTCCGTTCGATGGAAATTAG
- a CDS encoding MinD/ParA family protein, whose product MRDQAEQLRQRIKANNQARPTKLVTVTSGKGGVGKSNFSLNFGLGLIERGHKAVLFDVDLGLANLDVLMGITPKKHLFHLLEPDVTVWDIMEQGPGRLEFIAGGSGFTQIMQLDDEKLDLLFARLNPLQGYADTIIFDTGAGLSKESIHFMLSSDEVILVTTPEPPAITDAYAVIKMLHSRNPAVKIRLVINRVTSDREGKMTADKLAMVAKRFLEMEIHSLGYVADDSHVSKAVKQQRPFLLAYPQAQSSRSIRSLVGQYLEISSKAEIPANGLKGFLARLKHFIR is encoded by the coding sequence ATGCGAGACCAAGCAGAACAACTCCGCCAACGTATCAAAGCGAACAATCAGGCACGTCCGACAAAGCTCGTAACGGTCACCAGCGGAAAGGGCGGGGTGGGGAAGTCGAATTTCAGTCTCAACTTTGGACTCGGATTGATCGAGAGGGGACACAAGGCTGTTCTATTCGATGTAGATTTGGGCCTTGCCAATCTGGATGTGCTGATGGGGATTACTCCGAAAAAGCATCTTTTTCATCTGCTTGAGCCCGATGTGACCGTATGGGACATCATGGAACAAGGACCAGGCCGACTGGAATTTATCGCGGGCGGGTCCGGGTTCACTCAGATCATGCAGCTGGACGACGAAAAACTGGACTTGTTGTTTGCTCGGCTGAACCCGCTCCAAGGCTATGCCGATACGATCATATTCGATACGGGGGCTGGCTTGTCAAAGGAATCCATACACTTCATGCTTTCCTCGGACGAGGTGATTCTCGTGACGACGCCGGAGCCGCCAGCGATCACAGATGCTTACGCGGTCATCAAAATGCTGCACTCCCGCAACCCCGCGGTCAAGATCCGGCTGGTGATCAACCGAGTAACCTCAGATCGCGAAGGCAAGATGACAGCGGACAAGCTGGCGATGGTTGCCAAACGCTTTCTAGAGATGGAGATCCATTCATTAGGATACGTCGCGGATGATTCCCACGTGTCCAAGGCAGTGAAGCAGCAACGTCCTTTTCTACTGGCCTATCCACAAGCGCAATCCTCCAGGAGCATTCGGAGTTTGGTCGGGCAGTACTTGGAGATTTCTTCAAAAGCAGAGATCCCGGCGAATGGTCTCAAAGGATTTTTGGCGAGGTTGAAACACTTCATTCGATAA
- a CDS encoding chemotaxis protein CheW, with product MLEHKEIVGEVKVIVFRLKDEEYGVEVSQVKSIEKLEHITRVPRTPKFVKGVINLRGVVTPIIDLRNRFGLEESVYSESTRIIIVAVGELEVGLIVDAANDVIDIPVDAIEPPPEVVGGVEAAYLRGVAKLDKRLLILLNLDKVLSNEEIKQLDTIEG from the coding sequence ATGCTCGAGCACAAGGAAATCGTAGGCGAAGTAAAAGTGATCGTCTTTCGTTTGAAAGACGAAGAGTACGGAGTAGAAGTCAGTCAAGTCAAATCCATTGAAAAACTGGAACACATTACACGCGTACCTCGCACTCCCAAGTTTGTCAAAGGGGTGATCAACTTGCGCGGGGTCGTGACTCCGATCATCGACCTGCGCAACCGGTTCGGGCTGGAAGAGAGCGTCTATTCCGAATCGACCCGGATCATTATCGTCGCGGTAGGAGAGCTGGAGGTTGGCTTGATCGTGGACGCCGCAAACGACGTGATCGATATTCCAGTCGATGCGATCGAGCCGCCGCCGGAAGTAGTGGGAGGGGTGGAAGCGGCTTATCTGCGCGGGGTTGCCAAGCTGGACAAGCGCCTGTTGATCCTGCTTAACCTCGACAAAGTGTTGAGCAATGAAGAAATCAAGCAGTTGGACACTATTGAGGGGTAA
- the flhF gene encoding flagellar biosynthesis protein FlhF encodes MRVKRYIVDSMPEALDKIRADLGKDAVILNSKPVKIGGLFGMFGKMRIEVIAAVDDKAAENEKVQAPAADRQTDAITRTQTGAYSMGQVYRKAGAAQSRANEGGVAVKERVSAPPEISQRTQEPVAEKELEQPAVQPNPAAVQSAKPDSNPIPSHPLAGTDALANEMRDMRQMFQKLLVHDLSQQLPEPVKAIRAHLLEQGVTEEVTAQILQKLMEKANAGHVWQLDDARAESRSILSEMLSGRTKTPMRLDRSVQYAFFFGPTGVGKTTTIAKLAANCMLQEKRKIGFITADTYRMAAVEQLKTYANILNVPLEVVFQPKEMLSAMEKLSDCDLIFVDTAGRNFRKDEYVQGIRELVEHGQNSVNYLVLSLTSKYADMKAIIQNFSDIPVKQVIFTKADETQSYGTMVNVSEEMKLVPSYVTTGQNVPDDIVVATPALVSSMVMGD; translated from the coding sequence GTGAGAGTGAAACGTTACATAGTCGATTCCATGCCGGAAGCCCTGGACAAAATCAGGGCGGATTTAGGCAAAGATGCCGTCATTTTAAACTCCAAGCCAGTAAAAATAGGCGGATTGTTCGGGATGTTTGGCAAGATGCGGATTGAAGTCATTGCTGCAGTAGACGATAAGGCCGCCGAGAATGAGAAGGTTCAGGCACCGGCAGCAGATCGACAAACAGACGCTATCACTCGCACGCAAACAGGAGCCTATTCAATGGGACAAGTGTACCGAAAAGCTGGCGCGGCACAGTCTCGTGCGAATGAAGGAGGCGTGGCTGTAAAAGAACGTGTCTCGGCTCCTCCGGAAATATCCCAGAGAACGCAGGAGCCAGTGGCTGAAAAAGAGCTGGAGCAACCGGCGGTCCAGCCAAATCCGGCCGCCGTTCAATCGGCAAAACCGGATTCGAATCCGATCCCGAGCCATCCTTTGGCCGGCACGGATGCGTTGGCCAACGAGATGCGAGACATGCGGCAGATGTTTCAAAAACTGCTTGTTCACGATTTGAGCCAGCAGCTACCGGAACCCGTAAAAGCGATCCGGGCGCACCTTCTAGAGCAAGGGGTGACGGAGGAAGTCACGGCCCAGATCCTGCAAAAATTGATGGAGAAAGCGAACGCGGGACATGTCTGGCAACTGGATGATGCCCGCGCTGAGAGCAGGAGCATCCTCTCCGAAATGCTTTCTGGCCGTACAAAGACGCCAATGCGGCTCGATCGCTCCGTTCAGTATGCGTTTTTCTTCGGACCTACCGGCGTGGGGAAAACGACGACTATTGCCAAGCTGGCTGCCAACTGCATGCTGCAGGAAAAACGGAAAATCGGATTCATTACAGCGGATACGTACCGGATGGCTGCAGTTGAGCAATTGAAGACGTACGCAAACATACTCAACGTGCCGCTGGAGGTCGTGTTTCAACCGAAAGAGATGCTGTCGGCGATGGAAAAGCTCAGTGATTGCGATTTGATCTTCGTGGATACCGCAGGCCGCAATTTCCGAAAAGATGAGTACGTGCAAGGGATTCGGGAGCTCGTGGAGCACGGACAGAACAGCGTTAACTACCTGGTGCTCAGCCTGACTTCCAAGTATGCGGACATGAAGGCGATTATTCAAAACTTCTCGGATATACCGGTTAAGCAGGTGATTTTTACAAAAGCGGACGAGACTCAGAGCTATGGGACGATGGTAAACGTCTCAGAGGAAATGAAACTTGTCCCATCCTACGTCACGACGGGTCAAAATGTTCCGGATGACATCGTGGTTGCGACACCCGCACTTGTATCATCCATGGTAATGGGAGACTAA
- a CDS encoding chemotaxis response regulator protein-glutamate methylesterase: MRKIRVLVTDDSAFMRKVISDILSADPDIEVIDRARNGLECVEKCKQLDPDVVTLDIEMPVMNGLDALKILMNDHPVPTVMLSSLTREGAEATILALELGAFDFVTKPSGPISLDIHKVGDRLVERVKAAYTTKGRIRKSPANERDSKPPANELGSPGKLAAPIRIQKTAKATAPAPAHAAPPRVFGSARQRLVVLGTSTGGPKALQTVLTAIPADFPAPIAIVQHMPAGFTKSLAQRLNTLSHIRVTEVEDGEVLEPGTAYIAPGGFHFEVQYINGRLQAHLHQAEPRGGHRPSVDILFESASHLTNVDKWAIIMTGMGNDGTKGLKLMKDQGVVTSIVEDESTCVVYGMPRSAVLAGLADNVAPVDKIPELLCKLVH, encoded by the coding sequence TTGCGTAAGATTCGTGTCTTGGTAACAGACGATTCTGCATTCATGCGTAAAGTTATTTCTGATATTTTATCCGCGGATCCCGATATCGAAGTCATCGATCGAGCGAGAAATGGACTCGAGTGTGTGGAAAAGTGCAAACAACTTGATCCGGATGTCGTCACGTTGGATATTGAGATGCCCGTCATGAACGGCCTGGACGCACTGAAGATTCTGATGAACGATCATCCGGTGCCGACGGTGATGCTGAGCAGCTTGACGAGGGAAGGTGCGGAAGCGACGATTCTGGCCTTGGAGCTGGGCGCGTTTGACTTCGTGACAAAGCCCTCCGGACCGATTTCGCTTGATATTCACAAGGTAGGCGACCGGCTGGTAGAACGCGTAAAAGCAGCGTACACAACCAAGGGCCGCATTCGCAAATCACCGGCAAACGAAAGGGATAGCAAGCCACCGGCCAACGAACTGGGCTCGCCTGGCAAGCTTGCGGCTCCAATTCGGATTCAGAAAACGGCAAAAGCGACCGCTCCCGCTCCAGCCCATGCCGCTCCGCCGCGAGTGTTTGGAAGCGCAAGACAAAGGCTGGTCGTCTTGGGTACATCGACGGGAGGACCAAAAGCACTGCAAACCGTCCTAACTGCAATACCTGCAGATTTTCCCGCACCGATCGCTATCGTGCAGCACATGCCTGCCGGTTTTACAAAATCGTTGGCGCAACGACTGAACACGCTGTCCCATATACGGGTGACGGAGGTGGAAGACGGAGAAGTGCTGGAGCCAGGTACGGCCTATATCGCTCCGGGAGGATTCCATTTTGAAGTTCAATACATAAACGGGCGACTTCAGGCTCATCTGCATCAGGCGGAGCCGAGAGGTGGCCATCGCCCTTCTGTCGACATTTTGTTCGAGTCCGCAAGCCATTTGACAAATGTAGACAAGTGGGCAATTATCATGACAGGCATGGGAAATGATGGGACAAAAGGTCTAAAATTGATGAAAGACCAGGGTGTTGTTACGAGCATTGTCGAGGACGAGTCGACTTGTGTCGTTTACGGGATGCCACGTTCTGCCGTTCTGGCGGGCCTTGCAGACAACGTTGCCCCTGTTGATAAAATTCCAGAGCTGTTGTGCAAGCTCGTGCACTGA
- a CDS encoding chemotaxis protein CheD codes for MEIIKIGMADLGVAKAPSRLRTTGLGSCVGVVLYDSIHKIAGMAHVMLPESSLAKGGELTVGKYADTAIPFLIDQMEKAGASTRHLVAKLAGGAQMFAFLGNNDTMRIGPRNVEACKLALKDAQIKIVAEDTGGNCGRTIEMDATNGVLQIRTVNQGVKEV; via the coding sequence ATGGAAATTATAAAGATCGGTATGGCCGACCTCGGTGTGGCCAAGGCGCCGAGCCGGCTGCGTACCACCGGACTTGGCTCGTGTGTAGGGGTGGTGCTCTACGACAGTATCCATAAAATAGCCGGAATGGCCCACGTCATGCTACCCGAATCGTCCCTGGCCAAAGGCGGGGAGCTCACGGTTGGAAAGTACGCGGACACCGCCATACCGTTTCTGATCGACCAGATGGAAAAAGCGGGCGCTTCCACCCGGCATCTCGTCGCGAAACTGGCAGGCGGGGCTCAGATGTTTGCCTTCTTGGGCAACAACGATACGATGCGGATCGGACCGAGGAATGTGGAAGCATGCAAGCTGGCTTTGAAGGACGCTCAGATCAAGATAGTGGCAGAAGATACAGGGGGAAACTGCGGTCGGACGATAGAGATGGATGCCACAAACGGAGTGCTTCAAATCCGGACAGTTAATCAAGGTGTGAAGGAAGTATAG